The Argentina anserina chromosome 3, drPotAnse1.1, whole genome shotgun sequence genome includes a region encoding these proteins:
- the LOC126788891 gene encoding putative callose synthase 8 isoform X2: protein MSEIVVAEPIDDGGAEAKRPVTRYLTMGSGSDHNHAPEPFESERLPATLASEIQSFLRVANLIESEEPRIAYLCRFHAFEIAHNMDRHSNGRGVRQFKTTLLQRLEQDEETTFRKRKEKSDIRELRRVYHAYKEYIIKHEGAFNIENSHRERLINARIIGSVLFEVLKTVSNTAGPQALANRGGIQPKPYDLFGKPYNILPLDQGGTQQPIMQLPEIKAAVAAIRNIRGIPSDEDFQKHGKFIDLFDFLQYCFGFQEGNVANQREHLLLLLANIHKRKTHKQTSVSKLGDAAVDELMRRLFKNYTSWCKFLGRKSNIRLPYVKQEAQQYKLLFLGLYLLIWGEAANLRFMPECLCYIFHNMAYELHGMLTGAVSLATWEKVMPAYGGQTESFLNNVVTPIYGVIRKEAKKSKGGTADHSTWRNYDDLNEYFWSPDCFEIGWPMRLDHDFFCIPKKSNAKNPSASTGPVEERREEDVEEGEVGVTQKELHEPKWLGKTNFVEVRSFWQIFRSFDRMWSFFIVSLQALIIMACHELESPLQLFDKVVFEDIMSIFITSAILKFIQAILDIAFTWKVRQTLDFSAKVKHVMKLGVAVIWTIVLPVYYSNSRRKYTCYSTTYGSWLQEWCFSSFMVAVAIYLMTNAVEIVLFFVPAVRKYIEISNYRICTILSWWTQPRLYVARGLQESQLSLLKYTLFWIKPLIEPTKQIMKIGVQMYDWHELFPKVKSNAGAIAAIWAPIIVVYFMDTQIWYSVFCTIFGGVYGILHHLGEIRTLGMLRSRFHTLPSAFNISLIPPSSRNDHKRRKGFFYNKFRKVSKSEKNGLAKFVLVWNQIINSFRLEDLINNRELDLMTMPMSSELFSGIVRWPIFLLANKFSTALSIAKDFVGRDESLIRKLRKDEYMYSAVKECYESLKYILEILIIGDLEKRIVSAILTEIEESIARSSLLEDFRMIKVPDLLAKCIELIELLVEENKDHHGKVAKVLQDIFELVTNDMMTTGFRILELLDSSQQTETEAAYFSGRIEYPLFGSAGGRNTIHFPLPASAALNEQIKRFRLLLTVQDTAMDIPTNLEARRRISFFATSLFMNMPGAPNVANMVPFSVMTPHYLEDINFSMEELHSSQREVSIIFYMQKIFPDEWKNFLERMSYENLDELEKDKTEELRNWASFRGQTLSRTVRGMMYYREALKLQAFLDMAEDEDILEGYDSVESRNYALSSQLDALADMKFTYVVTCQLFGSQKAAGDPHAQDLIDLMKRYPTLRVAYVEEKEEIVENKPSKVYSSVLVKAIPDFGDQEIYRIKLPGPPTIGEGKPENQNHGIIFTRGEALQTIDMNQDSYLEEAFKMRNLLQEFLQNQGRRPPILLGLREHIFTGSVSSLAWFMSYQETSFVTIGQRLLANPLRVRFHYGHPDVFDRLFHITRGGISKASKTINLSEDVFAGYNSTLRRGWITYHEYMQVGKGRDVGLNQISKFEAKVANGNSEQTISRDIFRLGRQFDFFRMLSCYFTTIGFYFSSLISVIGIYVFLYGQLYLVLSGLEKALVIEARLQNIQSLETALASQSFIQLGLLTGMPMVMEIGLEKGFLNALKDFVLMQLQLASVFFTFSFGTKIHYYGRTIMHGGAKYRPTGRKVVVFHSSFTENYRLYSRSHFVKGFELLLLLIVYDMFRRSYESSMAYVLITYSIWFMSITWLFAPFLFNPSGFSWEKIVDDWKDWNKWIRQQGGIGVQQEKSWQSWWIDEQDHLRHAGMTSRLFEILLSVRFFLYQYGLVYHLDISQNSRNFLVYLLSWIVILVVFLLVKAVNLGRLKFSARYHLVFRLFKATLFLGVLSIIISLSVVCHLSWRDLVVCCLAFLPTGWGLILFAQAIRPLIGNTGLWEFTRVLAKTYDYGMGVVLFAPISVLAWLPIISAFQTRFLFNEAFNRHLQIQPILQGKKKNR, encoded by the exons ATGTCTGAGATTGTGGTTGCAGAGCCCATCGATGATGGTGGAGCAGAGGCAAAGAGACCCGTTACGAGGTATCTCACTATGGGAAGTGGGAGTGATCACAATCATGCTCCTGAGCCATTTGAGAGCGAGAGGTTGCCTGCCACTTTGGCCTCCGAAATCCAGAGCTTTCTTCGGGTTGCCAACTTGATCGAAAGCGAGGAGCCGAGGATTGCTTATTTGT GCCGTTTTCACGCCTTTGAAATAGCACATAACATGGACCGTCATTCGAATGGGCGGGGTGTTCGACAATTCAAAACTACCCTTCTGCAGCGACTTGAACAG GATGAAGAAACTACATTCAGGAAGCGGAAGGAAAAGAGTGATATACGTGAGTTAAGACGTGTTTATCATGCTTACAAGGAGTACATCATCAAACATGAAGGTGCATTTAACATAGAAAATAG TCACAGAGAGAGGTTGATTAATGCACGTATTATTGGTTCTGTGTTGTTTGAAGTCTTAAAGACAGTTTCAAATACAGCCGGTCCTCAG gCTCTTGCTAATAGAGGTGGGATTCAGCCAAAACCTTATGATCTCTTTGGCAAGCCATATAATATTCTACCACTTGATCAAGGAGGTACTCAGCAGCCAATCATGCAGCTACCTGAG ATTAAGGCGGCAGTAGCAGCAATACGAAATATTCGTGGCATACCTTCTGATGAAGATTTTCAGAAACATGGGAAATTCattgatttgtttgattttctcCAGTACTGCTTTGGATTTCAG GAAGGGAATGTAGCCAATCAAAGAGAGCATCTGCTTCTACTCCTTGCTAATATTCACAAACGGAAAACTCATAAGCAGACATCTGTCTCAAAA TTAGGAGATGCTGCAGTGGATGAGTTAATGCGGAGactttttaaaaattatacaaGTTGGTGCAAATTTTTGGGAAGGAAAAGCAACATCAG GTTGCCCTATGTGAAACAAGAAGCCCAGCAATATAAACTTCTATTTCTGGGGCTTTACCTTCTTATATGGGGGGAGGCTGCAAACTTGCGTTTCATGCCAGAGTGTCTCTGTTACATTTTTCACAAC ATGGCGTATGAGCTACATGGCATGTTAACTGGTGCTGTTAGCTTGGCAACATGGGAGAAGGTCATGCCAGCATATGGAGGGCAGACTGAGTCTTTCCTTAACAATGTCGTTACTCCCATATATGGGGTTATAAGAAAG GAAGCCAAGAAAAGCAAAGGTGGGACAGCTGACCATTCCACATGGAGAAACTATGATGATCTGAATGAGTATTTCTG GTCTCCTGACTGTTTTGAAATCGGTTGGCCTATGCGTCTTGATCATGATTTCTTTTGTATCCCAAAAAAATCCAACGCTAAGAATCCTTCAGCATCCACTGGTCCTGTTGAAGAAAGAAGGGAGGAAGATGTGGAGGAAGGTGAAGTTGGG GTTACTCAAAAAGAATTGCATGAACCCAAATGGTTGGGTAAAACAAATTTTGTAGAAGTACGCTCCTTTTGGCAAATTTTTAGAAGCTTTGACAGAATGTGGAgcttttttattgtttcactTCAG GCATTAATTATTATGGCATGCCATGAATTGGAATCTCCACTTCAATTGTTTGACAAAGTTGTATTTGAGGATATCATGAGCATCTTCATTACATCTGCAATTCTTAAATTTATACAAG CAATACTTGACATTGCCTTTACGTGGAAAGTGAGACAAACCCTGGACTTCTCTGCAAAAGTAAAACATGTTATGAAGCTGGGTGTTGCAGTGATTTGGACTATAGTTCTTCCTGTATATTATTCTAATTCTAGAAGAAAATATACTTGTTATTCCACAACATACGGAAGCTGGCTTCAAGAATGGTGTTTCTCTTCCTTTATGGTTGCAGTTGCAATCTATTTGATGACCAATGCAGTTGAAATAGTGTTATTTTTCGTCCCTGCTGTTCGCAAATATATTGAGATCTCAAATTACCGAATATGCACCATTCTGTCTTGGTGGACACAG CCTAGGTTATATGTTGCACGCGGATTGCAGGAAAGCCAGCTTTCATTGTTGAA GTACACATTGTTTTGG ATAAAGCCCCTTATAGAGCCAACAAAGCAGATCATGAAAATTGGAGTGCAAATGTATGATTGGCATGAGCTTTTTCCAAAAG TTAAGAGCAATGCTGGTGCAATTGCTGCTATATGGGCTCCAATAATAGTT gTGTACTTTATGGACACTCAGATATGGTACTCTGTTTTTTGCACAATTTTTGGTGGAGTCTATGGCATTTTGCATCACCTTGGTGAG ATTCGGACGTTGGGAATGTTGCGAAGTAGATTTCACACTTTGCCTTCCGCATTCAATATTTCTCTAATTCCACCCTCATCAAGAAATGATCATAAGAGAAGAAAAGGTTTCTTTTACAATAAATTCAGAAAG GTGTCAAAGAGTGAAAAAAATGGTCTTGCCAAGTTTGTCTTGGTTTGGAACCAAATTATCAATAGTTTCCGATTGGAGGACTTGATAAACAACAG GGAGCTGGATTTAATGACCATGCCAATGTCATCAGAATTGTTTTCCGGCATAGTCCGTTGGCCTATTTTTCTTCTTGCAAATAAG TTTTCGACAGCACTGAGTATCGCCAAGGATTTTGTGGGGAGGGACGAAAGTCTCATCAGAAAACTTAGAAAAGATGAGTACATGTACAGTGCTGTGAAGGAGTGCTATGAATCAttgaagtacatccttgaaaTACTCATAATTGGGGATCTTGAAAAGAG AATTGTATCTGCCATACTGACTGAAATTGAAGAAAGCATTGCAAGATCAAGTCTGCTCGAGGACTTTAGGATGATTAAAGTTCCTGATCTGTTAGCTAAATGTATTGAGCTAATTGAACTTTTG gttgaggaaaataaagacCATCATGGTAAAGTTGCGAAAGTTCTCCAAGATATATTTGAGCTTGTAACCAACGATATGATGACTACCGGCTTCAG GATACTGGAATTGCTGGATTCATCCCAACAGACCGAAACAGAAGCTGCTTATTTTTCTGGACGTATTGAATACCCATTGTTTGGATCTGCTGGAGGCAGAAATACTATCCACTTCCCTCTGCCAGCCAGTGCTGCTCTGAATGAACAG ATCAAGCGTTTTCGGCTGTTGCTTACTGTCCAAGATACAGCCATGGACATTCCAACAAACTTAGAAGCTCGGAGACGCATATCATTCTTTGCCACTTCTCTTTTTATGAATATGCCAGGTGCACCGAATGTGGCCAATATGGTGCCATTCAG TGTTATGACACCACACTACCTGGAGGATATTAACTTTTCAATGGAGGAGCTTCATTCAAGCCAGCGAGAAGTGTCTATCATCTTTTACATGCAAAAGATATTTCCAG ATGAGTGGAAGAACTTCCTGGAGCGCATGAGTTATGAAAACTTGGATGAATTGGAGAAGGACAAAACAGAAGAGCTTAGAAATTGGGCATCTTTCCGGGGCCAAACACTAAGCAGAACAG TTAGAGGAATGATGTACTATAGAGAAGCCCTTAAACTACAAGCATTTCTTGACATGGCTGAAGATGAAG ATATTCTTGAAGGTTATGATTCTGTTGAAAGTAGAAATTATGCACTGTCTTCTCAGCTAGATGCATTAGCAGACATGAAATTCACTTATGTTGTTACTTGTCAATTGTTTGGATCACAAAAAGCTGCTGGAGACCCACATGCACAGGACCTAATTGACTTGATGAAAAG ATACCCAACTCTCCGTGTTGCTTACGTCGAGGAGAAAGAAGAGATAGTGGAGAACAAGCCTTCCAAAGTCTATTCTTCTGTGTTGGTTAAAGCTATCCCTGATTTTGGCGATCAG GAAATATATCGCATAAAGCTTCCTGGTCCACCAACAATTGGAGAAGGGAAACCCGAAAACCAAAACCATGGTATAATCTTCACTCGTGGCGAAGCTCTCCAAACTATTGATATGAACCAA GACAGTTATTTGGAAGAAGCATTCAAAATGAGAAATCTTCTGCAAGAATTTCTTCAGAACCAAGGACGGCGACCTCCTATACTACTTGGTTTAAGGGAGCACATATTTACAGGAAG TGTTTCTTCTCTTGCATGGTTCATGTCTTATCAAGAGACTAGCTTTGTCACCATTGGTCAAAGGCTTCTCGCAAATCCTCTGAG GGTACGATTCCATTATGGACATCCAGATGTATTTGACAGGTTATTCCACATCACAAGAGGTGGAATAAGCAAAGCATCAAAAACAATCAACCTGAGCGAGGATGTTTTTGCTG GATACAATTCAACCTTACGACGGGGATGGATCACATATCATGAATACATGCAAGTTGGCAAGGGTCGTGATGTAGGTCTAAATCAGATCTCAAAGTTTGAAGCTAAGGTTGCTAATGGAAACAGTGAACAAACTATAAGCCGTGACATATTCCGCCTCGGACGTCAGTTTGATTTCTTCAGGATGCTGTCTTGTTATTTCACGACCATTGGGTTTTACTTTAGCAGCCTG ATATCAGTTATTGGAATCTATGTGTTCCTTTACGGGCAGCTATACCTTGTCCTCAGTGGCTTGGAAAAAGCGCTAGTAATTGAAGCTAGACTGCAGAACATACAATCCTTGGAAACAGCTCTTGCTTCCCAGTCATTTATACAGCTTGGGCTATTAACAGGAATGCCAATGGTGATGGAAATTGGACTTGAGAAAGGATTCCTCAATGCACTAAAAGATTTTGTCCTGATGCAATTGCAGCTGGCTTCTGTCTTTTTCACATTCTCCTTTGGAACAAAAATCCATTATTACGGCCGAACAATTATGCATGGTGGTGCTAAATACAGACCCACTGGACGTAAGGTGGTTGTGTTTCATTCCAGCTTCACTGAAAACTACAGGTTGTATTCAAGAAGCCATTTTGTCAAAGGATTTGAATTATTGCTCCTGTTGATTGTTTATGACATGTTTAGGCGGTCCTACGAGAGCAGTATGGCGTATGTATTAATCACTTATTCGATTTGGTTCATGTCAATTACTTGGTTGTTTGCTCCATTTCTCTTTAATCCGTCTGGGTTCAGTTGGGAAAAAATAGTAGACGACTGGAAAGATTGGAATAAGTGGATCAGGCAGCAGGGTGGTATTGGAGTTCAACAAGAAAAAAGTTGGCAGTCTTGGTGGATAGATGAGCAGGACCATCTTCGTCATGCTGGGATGACTTCTAGGTTGTTTGAAATACTCCTATCTGTTCGGTTTTTCCTGTATCAGTATGGTCTGGTCTACCACCTTGACATTTCCCAGAATAGCAGAAATTTTCTGGTTTATTTGCTGTCATGGATTGTGATCCTGGTTGTTTTCTTGTTAGTAAAG GCTGTGAACCTCGGAAGGCTAAAGTTCAGTGCTAGATATCACCTTGTATTTAGGCTATTCAAAGCAACCCTCTTCTTGGGCGTTCTTTCCATCATAATATCCCTTTCTGTTGTGTGTCATTTATCTTGGAGGGATTTGGTTGTCTGCTGCCTGGCATTTTTGCCAACAGGGTGGGGTTTGATATTG TTTGCACAAGCTATTCGGCCCCTGATAGGGAATACTGGATTGTGGGAATTCACCCGCGTACTTGCTAAAACATACGACTATGGAATGGGGGTTGTTCTCTTTGCACCTATTTCTGTCCTGGCATGGCTTCCGATTATTTCAGCATTCCAGACTCGGTTCCTGTTCAACGAGGCCTTCAATAGACACTTACAGATCCAACCAATTCTTcaagggaagaagaagaacagatAG